The genomic interval CCAATTTTTTCGAGTAGTCTTACATAATAGGCTGTATATAACTTAAGTTCAGCGTCGATTAGACTTCGTTCTTGGCTATTTAATGTACTCTCTTTAAGTGTTTTTAGCCTTGTTATGTGTTTCTTAAATAACGGTATTCTATTCACAGTGGTAGCGAAATGAGGACAAACAAGGCATTTGTATTGTTCATCGTCAATTACACAACCTTTTTGTGTACATCCACCAAGTCCCTGTTCCACTGGATTAAGTTCCTCAACATCTTTTTCATTTAAAATGTTTCCATAAACATCAACTCCCGAAATTGTCACTCCCGCAAATATTTCGGCATATTCTTGAGCTTCAGTTGTTTTACGGTAATACTTCCTAGCTGTGTGAACACCATTACCAGCCATTTCAGCGATTACAGCAGTCGGTAGTCCATCGTTTATACCTTCGGTATATATAGTGTCTATAAAAGTAGTTCGAAGATCATAAGGACGATATTTGCCATCAAGTTGTCCTTCTAGTTTTTTTTGAATCTTAGAAAAGACATTCCAAAATTGATAGATAAAATCTACGATCCTACCTTTTCTTTGGGCATCTTCTTTCACAAATATATATTTTGCAATATCTGCACTAGCTTTACTATGTGCATCTTCTGTGAGACGTATAGCCTTTTCAATAAGGTTAATCTTTTCAATCGCTAGGGTTAACTTAATCTTTTGGTTGCCGGTTACTTTTGAATAATATTGAATTACTCCAGTTTGCTCAGATTTTTCTAAAATACAGTCTCTATCTAAATTTAAAATTTCGCCCGAACGAAGTTTAGTTGTTGCAGCCAAATTAAAAATTATGTAACAAAGTTCTCCCATAATACTTCGTGATCTTTGTTCTTGAAACTTTTTAGAAAATAAATCGACATCGTGTTTAGTCATTGGGTTACCGCCATCATAATCTTGTGGTTTTTGCTTGAGTATATCGATTAACAATTGCGGAATTTGATATTTATCTTTATAAAATCTCAAATAAGCTCTACAATTCTTGACATAACAATTCATTGTGCTTGTTTCTTTACTTCCTATATAGAAACTCCATTGTTCCAACAAATCCACATCAACATAATCATTAAGTTCGTTTAATTGTTTATAGATAGAGATACAATTCAGAAATTCAATGACCGTATAAATATTTCTTGCCACCGAACTTACCGACATACTAGACTGTTTCCAAACGTAATGTTTTAAATCTTCACGAAGAGACTTATCTTTAATTTGTAAAAAATCAATACCATAGGGCCTATTTTTACTAGTGTTTGCATAACTATCAGAAGGTATTAGTTGCCATCTATTTTCAAACGGCACCTCTTCAAAAGGATTATAAGGAATTAATTTATATCCTCTTTCATAGTAAACCGAAAAAGAGTTTTTTCCTAAAATGTGTTCGTTGTAGAGTGTTCCCTCAAAGATATTGTGTTGAATGTTCTGCTCTTTTATAACCTTACAAAGATATGTATAAAATCGAACGAGATATCGAGAAAGTGTATAACTACTATCAGTACTTGCACGAAATACATAATTCAGCCTCTGATTCTGATAAAACCGATACTGCTTTTTGAAAACTTCAAATGTAAAGTCAGTAATGGATTGAGGTTCTTTATCCACCGCCATTAAACTGTACCGTAACAAGTATAAAAAACATCTTAACAAAGGGGTCTGTCGATTCTCACTTTGATAAAATCCTATAAGTAAGTTTTTTATTTCAACTTTAGAAATGTTTAAGTTAAGTATGTTAGAATTACTACTCTTATTATCTCTCGTTATCATTTGATCTTCCGGAATAAAATGCAACTGATCTAGTGAGCTCTCAAGAGGGAAGTTAGTGCCAACTCTATCTACTAGATACTCGTCTATTTCTAAGAACTTTCGTTCTTCCCAAATTAGAAATTCTTTATTTTCTTTGATTTCATTAAAACCTTCCGTATTCAAATGTACATTTTCTATTAGGTAATGATATAAATCTGACAACATTTTTCTTGCATTTCTTTGAATTAAACGCAGTTCGCTGGAGGACCGGTCACCCCAATTTCGAACACGGATAATCTTCATACTTAAACAATACTGTTTCCAAGAAATGAGTTCGATAGTGTAGTTTCCAAATATGGTAATTAAGTATTCTTCAAAACATTTTATAATTGTCTGACGGTTATGTCTTGTAAAAATTCGTTGTGAATAATCATCCTCAAAAAAGTTCAAAAATAAGGACTTAAATTTTTCATCTTTTAGGTGTGTTTGTATATGCTGTTTAACAGTTGTTACTTCTTGATTGTTTAGTTTATCATCTGTCCGTCGTCTCACAGATTTAAACCCTTCTTAGTTAGTTCGTCTTGCTTGATAGCGAAATCAATTAAATCATCTTCTGTAGGGTTAAAATACTTCTTAACACTGTTTATATTTGAATGACGCATAACGTGAGCTAACTTGAACTCATCAAACTCTTCTTGTAACACTTTAAACATCGCAAAACCGTGACGAAAACGATGGTTCAAATTGTCAGTTTTCTTTCCTTTATCAACTTTAATCCCAATTTCTTTAAAAATTTTTTTCATAATCTCATTCCAACCTCCACCGGATATTGGTTTATAGTTCTTACTAATAAAAACATATGCGTTTCTATCAATATCGATTTGGCTAACTTTATCGGCTATATTCTTCTCGGAGTAGTTTTGGTATGCTTTATCACTCATTGAAAAAGGGGAGGTAGTTTCATCAATATATTCCTGAATCAAATCAAACGTTGTAGGTAGAATTTTAACAATCTGAAAACCGTTATCTTCTTCATAATATTCATCTTTATTGTAAGTATCGCGTGATATAACCGGTAAACAACCTTTTGCTTTTTGCCAAGGTTCATCTGTAAAACGATTCCTTAATATTAATCGGCATTTGCCTTTTTGCTTTGTTATGTCCTCGCCTTGAATGTCCTCCAAGGTTAAACCTAAAACCTCACCAATTCTAAGTCCGTATTCGTACATCAATTTAACAATAATCTTCTCTCGTAGTGTATATTTATCCTCAATTAGCTTTATGATATCCAAATACTCAGAGTACCTTATGTATTTTGGAACTACCTTCGTTTTAATTTCCTTTAAGTTCATTGAGTATGTTTGTACTTCTAGTGCGTTAGCTTTAGAGTTAAAAGCACTTCCACTACCTATGATTTTTTTCGTTCCACTTATTTCTTCAAATATGCTGTTTTTAATTCCTAAATAACGAAAAAAACTTCTATACACGCCCAAATAATTATTTACAGTATCATTCTTTCGAACGGTCTTAAAGTCATACGATATATATTGCCCAATACCTTGACCACCTTGAAGGAAAGCTATAATTTTATTCTTATCATCCACATCTAAATATCTTATTTCAGTGTTAAAAAGCTCAATGTATGAGTAAAGCAATTTCAAAGCACGAAGTGCTAATTCTCTTTTGCTAAATCCCTCATTTCCTAATTCTCCATTCAGATATTTATAAGTATCAAAATAAACTTTCCCATTCGTGCCTATAACCATCATATATGTAAAATCGTTATATTCTTTGGTGATACCAGCTACCATAACTTCATATGGCTTATTTTCTCTAAGCCTCTTATACTTAACTCCAAAATACCCCTTATATTCAATAATCTTATCCACATATCCACCTACTCTCTAAAATCCCTAGTAATCTCTAAGTTTCTCTAATAAATCTCTCAATCCTCTTATAAATAAACATATCATAATAGTGGACACTATTCAAGGTAGCTTAATGTATGGTAGGGGCATAAAAAAAACATCCTTGTGTTTTCTTTAGCCTCTATTAACTTGTTCTGATGGACATATTCCCAACGTTGGATAACTTCACCGCCGAACAAGGCTGTTTTTACTCCTTTAACAAATTCAATATCATAATTCACACCGCTCGTCATAGCGACTAAGCAGCCTGTATCAACACGCAGCATTTCGCCCGGAGCCAGTTGTTTTTCGTGAATAGTACCCCCAGCATGAACGAAGGCCATGCCATCGCCTTCAAGCTTTTGCATAATAAACCCTTCACCACCGAAGAATCCTGCCCCAAGCTTACGCTGAAACTCAATACCAATTGAAACTCCTTTGGCCGCAGCAAGGAAGGAGTCCTTTTGACAAATAATTTTGCCGCCTAGTTCACTTAAATCCATTGGAATGATTTTTCCTGGATAAGGAGAAGCGAATGATACATGGCTTTTTCCCGTTCCTTCGTTTGTAAAAGTCGTCATAAACAAACTTTACCCGGTTAGGATACGTTTGCCCGCACCAAACAGTTTGCCCATGATTCCACTACTTCCCGCTGATCCATCACCAAACACGGTTTCCATCTTAATATTACCATCCATCATCATAAAGCTTCCGGCTTCGGCAACGACTGTTTCTTTCGGATCTAATTCTACTTCAACAAATTGCATATCATCGCCAAAAATTTTGTAATCAATTTCATGATTATTCATCCGACTACCTCCATTTTTATACGTCTTCTTTCATTGTAAAAGAGGTTGAATAAATGTGCGACTGTTTTTTACAAAAATTGCTTCTTTAAGTGGTGGCTCTACCGATAGAGGTTTCACTCATCACTCTGATGAGGGCCATGTTCGTGGCTGGATTCTGGGCAGATGTCCTTCATGACCTTAATGAGGGACATTCCCTGGCTGGATTCCTAGAATGATATCCTTCATGACTTTGGGGACAGTCTTATTTTTATTGTATTGGGGAGAGCGAGTAGGATACCAAAACTAACAACGTCCTATAACAGAAGCAAGAAGATAAACATGAACTATATTGTTCTTCGAGCTTTCAAAAGTGCTTTGCCAAAAAAATAAGATACGAATATAATTAAGCTTGGAGAGGGGCTAAAAGGTTAAAGTGTGATTACATAAATGCTTGAAAAAAGTGTAAAAACGAAAAAAGTTTGAAACGAGGACATTAGAATGAGTGCAATTACAAAGCAAAAACCCCGTAAACTTAAGGCGGTTTTACGCGCATTAATGGTTATTATTGGGGCCTTTACAACAGCATATGGACTAGAAGCGGTATTAATCCCAAACAACGTATCAGACGGTGGTGTGACAGGTCTAAGTATCGTTGGTTCACAATTAATTGGATTACCTCTGGGACTTCTAATTGCAGTATTGAATATTCCATTCGTATTTTTAGGATATAAACAAATTGGGAAAAGCTTTGCTATTTATTCGGTTATCGGTATTGCTTCACTAGCAGTCGGCACTATTCTTATGCATCATGTACCAACTATTATTCAAGGTGATACATTGTTAGTAACCGTTGTGGGTGGTATTATCATCGGTTTTGGAATGGGGCTAGCATTACGAAACGGCGGTGCATTAGATGGAATTGACATGTTAGCCGTATTACTTTCTCGAAAATTACCTTTTGGAACAAGTGATCTCATCTTATTCTTAAACATATTTGTTTTTATTGTTGTTTCCACGATATTCGGTCTTCAAGGCGCTATCTTATCGGCAATCGCTTACTTTATTGCTTCTAAAGTCATTCACATCGTTGAAGAAGGGTTAAGCGGTTCTAAAACCTTTAACATTATTACAAATCAACCTGAATTAATGGTAGAGACAATTCGTGATCGCTTAGGTCGCGGGGCAACGTATAAACTGGCTGAGGGCGGCTATTCAAACGAACAATTTAAAGAAATTACTTGTGTGATTAACCGTTTAGAAGAAAGCAAAATGAAAGAAATCATTCGTGAAATTGACCCTACTGCCTTTGTTACGGTATATGACGTAGCAGAAGTTAGGGGAGGCAACTTCAAAAAGCAGGATATTCATTAATTACATACGTGAAAATAGAACAACTAAAGTCATTAACGTGACGCTGTTACATATATGAATGGATTAAAAGGGATTTGCTGCGGCAAATCCCTTTTTCCTTATTAGAGATGCATAGGCTCATAAAGTTTAGGCGTTTTAACAAAATATTTATTGATTTAAGATAGATATATCTAAAAAAATAAATATGATAATTGTCCATTTAAGCGCAGAGGCTGCCCTGAAAGCCATTTTTTATGACTTTTTGGGACAGCCTCTTGCTATTATTATGTTTTTTTGTGTTCTGCATTTTAAAGCCGTGAACTTCTTCTATTCGCTTTTTTTACCAGATGCTCGTTCTTCTTTTAATTTAAAATACGTATCTAAAGCTTGCTGGCCGATTCGTTTATTAATGTCGTCAGAGCCGCCGCTTTGATAGGCCCAAGGTACAACGATAGACATAGCGATTTCTGGATTATTATAAGGAGCATAACCAACGAGTGTTAAATTAGTCGTTGGTACTAGCCCGCTGAACTCATTTTTACGCGGTCCGTCATAGAAAGCTTCTGCTGTTCCTGTTTTAGCAGCTGGTCTATATGATTTTCCCATGAAATACTTAGCAGCTGTTCCACCGGCTTCTTGAGCGACTTGGCGGAATCCCTCTTGTACACGATCAATCCATACTTCCTGGCCGTTCAAATCGTTTAATACTTTCGGCTGAATTTGTTGAAAGACTGGTCCAATCGTTTCTTCATTACTAGGCTCGTGAATTTCTTTCACGATTTGCGGCTGCAGACGTTTCCCGCCATTTGCAATCGTGGAAACATATTGAGCTAATTGCATCGGAGTATAGGTATCGTATTGTCCGATCGATAAGTCTAGTAATAAACCAGGAAGAGTATCTGGTCCTCTTGCTCCAGGTGTTTCGTTTGGAAGGTCGATACCAGTTCGTACGCCAAGACCGAATTGGGCATAATGATTTCGCATAACGGAAAAGGCATTTGGATTTATTCTTAGAGCTTGACCTGGAACATAGTTTCCGCCGCCAATTTTAATTGCTGTTTGGAACATGTATACGTTGGATGATTTCTTTAAAGCTGTAACATCACTGACAGGACCTAAATTCGCATAGGAACCTTTTAACGTTCTGCCAATACGCATCTTTGTATCATAGAATGTTGTTCCTGGAGAAATGGCTCCTAGTTGAAAGCCTGTGTAGACGGTTGCTCCTTTGACAGATGACCCCATCGTATAGGACGTTGTAATATTTCCTAGTGCAAAGTCTTTAATTTCCATGGCTCCAGTTTCGCTGTTTCGTACATATTGCTTTCCTGCCATTGTTAATACTTCCCCTGTATTCGGGTCCATCAACACAACGAATGCTCGATCTAGTAAGTATGTATTTCCTTTTGCTTTTGTTCTTCGTAATTCTGTTTCGATAATTTCTTCAACAGCTAATTGCAGCTCCATATCGATGGTCAAAACTAAGTCTTTGCCTCGTTCTCCTTCGGAAAGTGGTTTTGTATCGACGACTTCTCCTTGTCGTAATACGGCTTCCATCTTCGCTTTCTTCCCATGAAGAATATCTTCATATTGCTTCTCTAGATAACTAAGCCCAACACGATCGTTACGGCTGTATCCCCGTGCTAAGTAATAGTCGATATTGTCGCGTGGGAGACCTTCGTCAGAAGAAGATACTTTCCCAATAACAGAGCGCAACGTTTCGTCATAAGGATAGTCTCTTTCCCAGTCAGTTGTAACACCTACGCCAGGCAGGGAGTCTAGTCGTTCACTCACTCTTGCGAATTCTTGCTCTGTTACATCTTTATTTTTCACAATAGAAGGGGTGAGAGCGTAGCCGCTGTTGAATTCACGGAAAATGGCTAATACTTCCATCTCATCATCTGTGAATTTATCCAACTCTGTTTCTTTAATTCTCTCTAACTGAAGTTTATATAAATCTTTTTCTTCTAATTTATGGTTTTTAACTAGTTCTAAATCTTTATCAGTAATAAGAGCTTCTGCTTCTTTCTGATGTGTTAAAAGCCAAAAATCTTTTTTATCCCGTTCCGTAATTTTTTCCGTATCTTGCTCAATTAATGTAGCAAGCTTCTCTGCTGTTTCAAGCATTTCATTTGATTTAGTATTTGGATACTTCGTATAAGTAATCGCTTTAAGCGGCTTATTATCCACAATTGGATTGAAGTATCGGTCATACATTTTGCCACGGGGAACCGGTGTGCTAATAGTATCATTTTCCGTTCGTTCAACTTCGCGTAAATATTCATCACCGTATACAATTTGTACGACTCCAAGCTTGATGATTAAACCAGAAAATAATAAAAAAACGATAAAAAATAGAAAATTCAATCGAAGAGAGACGGTTCTCCTTTTTTTCTTTTTCTTTTTCCCTTTATTCAATATTCATCATTCCTTACAAATATCGTTAGTTCCATGATATAGAAAATTCACTTTTATTTCTATGGTTTTGCAAAAATTACAGGAGTTTTACAATAAGTCAGTTTAGAAGAGAAAAAGCTTGAATGTGCTTAAGTCTCTTTTTAAAAATGAATCAATGCAATAAGTGGGTATATAAAACTATTAAAAAGTAAGGAATTTGTATTAATCTGTATATTAAGTAGGGGGACATAAAGTTAATTGAGTCATAAGTGCTATTTTTGCTTCAGTAACAAATAATCGCTAGGATATATGAATTATCCTAGCGATTATCAATTATTGTGCAGTTATCGTGTGGCTTGCTTGGATCTTTTGCAGCGCTTGTTCAAAGTCTTGAATTAAATCATCAGCATTTTCTAATCCAACGGAAATTCGAAGTAAGCTATTAGTAATGCCGCGCTTTTCACGTTCATCAGCAGGCATAGCTGCATGAGACATTTTTACAGGATAAGATAGAATCGTTTCAACGGCCCCTAAGCTCACTGCAAAAACAGGTAATTGTACGTGATCGACAAATGTTCGGAGTGCTTCTTCATTTTCTAGTTCAAATGAAAGAACCGCGCCAGCTCCGCTTGCTTGATTATGTTGAATGTCGTATTGCGGATGATCAGCTAACCCTGGGTAATAGACGCTTTTAACAAGTGGATGCTGATTTAAATATTCCGCTATTTTTTGAGCTCCTTTTTGAGAATGCTCCATCCGTACAGATAATGTTTTTAACCCTCGCATTACTAGCCAAGCATCTTGTACGCCAAGTACTGCTCCGAATGCATTTTGAAGTGTGCCAAGTCTAGCTGCTAGCTCGGGATCTTTCACAACAGCAAGTCCTGCTACAACATCGCTATGTCCAGATAGGAACTTCGTTGCACTATGAAGTACAATGTCGGCCCCTAGTTGAAGTGGTTTTTGTAAAGCTGGAGTTAGGAATGTATTGTCTACATACGTTAAGGCTCCAATTTCTTTAGCGAAATCACAAATTTGTTTAATATCGGTTACTTTAAGAGTTGGGTTTGATGGTGTTTCCATATAAATAGCTTTCGTATTCGGTCGAACCGCTGCTTTCACGCTTTCAAAATCTGTCATGTCGACAAATGTATGGTCAATGTTAAAGCGGTTTAATACAGTTGTGACCATTCGGAATGTTCCACCGTATACATCTTCTGTAACGACGATATGGTCACCTGCTGATAATAATAGGAAGGCTGTTGAGATGGCCGCCATTCCTGATGCGAAAGCGAAACCATGTGTTCCCTCTTCTAGTTCAGCAATAATCGTTTCTAATGCTTCACGAGTTGGATTTAGACTGCGGCTATAATCGTATTTACCAAATTGATCAACATCAAATTGATGGAACGTAGATGCGTGCTGAATCGGAACGCTAACGGCACCAGTTGATGGGTCTACTTTATGTTCATTATGAAGCAAACGTGTTTCAAAGCTAAATTGTTCCCCGTTTTTCATTATAATACCTCCTGTTTTACACGAGCAAAAGCTTGTTCTAGGTCTTGAGTTAAATCGTTATAATCTTCAATGCCAACAGAGAAGCGCAACAGTCGATTACATACGCCAGTTGCAAGTCGCGTTTCTAACGGAATATCAGCATGTGTTTGCGTTGCAGGGTACGTAATGAAACTTTCGACTCCGCCAAGGCTTTCAGCGAAACAAATTAATTGTAAAGATTGTAAGAATGGATTAACGGCTTTTTCATCGATAATGCGGAAGGAAAGCATGCCGCCTTTTCCTGGATAAAGTACATCTGTAACGCATTCATGATTTGTTAAATATTCAGCAAGTGCTTTAGCATTTTGTTCATGTTGTTTCATGCGTAGAGCTAAAGTCTTCATTCCGCGCATAAGAAGCCAAGAATCGAATGGGCTCAATACAGCGCCGTATCCATTATGGTGGAACGCTAACGCGTCACATAATTCTGTTCCTTTTGCGACAATCAATCCAGCTAGTACATCATTATGCCCGCCCAAATATTTCGTTGCACTGTGAATGACAATATCAGCACCTTCTAAAATTGGCTGTTGAAGGAGTGGGGTATAGAATGTGTTATCCACAATTAATATTAAGTTATATTTCTTAGCAATGTCGGCAACAGCTCGAATATCTGTTTCCTGCATAAGGGGATTTGTTGGGGTTTCTAGAAAGATGGCTTTTGTTTGCGGAGTAATTGCTCCTTCAATTTCACTCAAACAACAAGTATCTACATATTTACAGCCTAAGCCCCATTTTTTAAACCCTTGTTCTAAAAGGCGGTACGTTCCACCGTATAAATCGCCGCTAACAATCCATTCATCGCCTGATTCAAATAAAGCTAAGATTGTCGCAATGGCTGCCATGCCTGAACTGCAAGCAAAGCCTCGATCGCCGGATTCAAGATCAGCGATTGCTTGTTCAAGAATTTGGCGAGTTGGATTTCCAGTACGAGTATAGTCAAATCCAGTCGATTGCCCAATTCCTTCATGTCGATAAGCAGTTGAGAAATAGACAGGAGGGTTGACTGTTCCTGTAGTTGTTTCGCTTCTATTTCCAATTTGAGCAAGATATGTTTCCTTTTTATACATCACCATCACGGCTCCTTTAAAGATACGAAATAAAAAAAAGTCTTCTTTAAGAAGAAGACTTTAATTTGAGTAAGTTGAGTCATTCTTCTTATCTGCCAAGTTACAGGAACTTGAGGAATTAGCACCTTTTCATTGATCACGGGTCAATGAAGGTTGCTGAGGTGTCAACGGGCCATTCCCTCGACCTCTCTGGATAAGAGTTCAAATAGTTTGTTTTTTTTGAATTTACTATACATTTTTCTTAATGTCAATACCAATGGAAAATTTGTTCGATGATATCGTCAATCTTTATATTGTCTATTTTGTTTACAGACATACATAAACTAATGAATTTTATCGTATAACGTACGAAAATAAGCTATTTTTTTGCTATATACATGGAAAACTTGTACAATGTAAATGAGAATCAATATCAATGAATGGCATGTGGTCTATTAAGAGAAACTAATTAACGGACTATATGATTTTATATGTAAATGGGAGGCAAGGAATAATGGAATTTAGAATTGAAAGTGACACGATGGGTGAGGTAAAGGTCCCTGCTGATAAATATTGGGGAGCTCAAACAGAGAGAAGTCGCAATAATTTTAAAATTGGTAAGGAAAAGATGCCAATTGAATTAATTCGGGCATTCGCTTATGTAAAACAAGCAGCAGCTAAAGTAAATCATAAGCTTGGAGATTTATCAGAAGCGAAGAAAAATGCTATTATAACGATTTGTAGAGAAATTTTGAATGGAACGCTTGATGAGCACTTTCCGCTTGTTGTTTGGCAAACGGGT from Peribacillus asahii carries:
- a CDS encoding tyrosine-type recombinase/integrase, with the protein product MRRRTDDKLNNQEVTTVKQHIQTHLKDEKFKSLFLNFFEDDYSQRIFTRHNRQTIIKCFEEYLITIFGNYTIELISWKQYCLSMKIIRVRNWGDRSSSELRLIQRNARKMLSDLYHYLIENVHLNTEGFNEIKENKEFLIWEERKFLEIDEYLVDRVGTNFPLESSLDQLHFIPEDQMITRDNKSSNSNILNLNISKVEIKNLLIGFYQSENRQTPLLRCFLYLLRYSLMAVDKEPQSITDFTFEVFKKQYRFYQNQRLNYVFRASTDSSYTLSRYLVRFYTYLCKVIKEQNIQHNIFEGTLYNEHILGKNSFSVYYERGYKLIPYNPFEEVPFENRWQLIPSDSYANTSKNRPYGIDFLQIKDKSLREDLKHYVWKQSSMSVSSVARNIYTVIEFLNCISIYKQLNELNDYVDVDLLEQWSFYIGSKETSTMNCYVKNCRAYLRFYKDKYQIPQLLIDILKQKPQDYDGGNPMTKHDVDLFSKKFQEQRSRSIMGELCYIIFNLAATTKLRSGEILNLDRDCILEKSEQTGVIQYYSKVTGNQKIKLTLAIEKINLIEKAIRLTEDAHSKASADIAKYIFVKEDAQRKGRIVDFIYQFWNVFSKIQKKLEGQLDGKYRPYDLRTTFIDTIYTEGINDGLPTAVIAEMAGNGVHTARKYYRKTTEAQEYAEIFAGVTISGVDVYGNILNEKDVEELNPVEQGLGGCTQKGCVIDDEQYKCLVCPHFATTVNRIPLFKKHITRLKTLKESTLNSQERSLIDAELKLYTAYYVRLLEKIGVEQDVSDDV
- a CDS encoding tyrosine-type recombinase/integrase — encoded protein: MDKIIEYKGYFGVKYKRLRENKPYEVMVAGITKEYNDFTYMMVIGTNGKVYFDTYKYLNGELGNEGFSKRELALRALKLLYSYIELFNTEIRYLDVDDKNKIIAFLQGGQGIGQYISYDFKTVRKNDTVNNYLGVYRSFFRYLGIKNSIFEEISGTKKIIGSGSAFNSKANALEVQTYSMNLKEIKTKVVPKYIRYSEYLDIIKLIEDKYTLREKIIVKLMYEYGLRIGEVLGLTLEDIQGEDITKQKGKCRLILRNRFTDEPWQKAKGCLPVISRDTYNKDEYYEEDNGFQIVKILPTTFDLIQEYIDETTSPFSMSDKAYQNYSEKNIADKVSQIDIDRNAYVFISKNYKPISGGGWNEIMKKIFKEIGIKVDKGKKTDNLNHRFRHGFAMFKVLQEEFDEFKLAHVMRHSNINSVKKYFNPTEDDLIDFAIKQDELTKKGLNL
- a CDS encoding YitT family protein; amino-acid sequence: MSAITKQKPRKLKAVLRALMVIIGAFTTAYGLEAVLIPNNVSDGGVTGLSIVGSQLIGLPLGLLIAVLNIPFVFLGYKQIGKSFAIYSVIGIASLAVGTILMHHVPTIIQGDTLLVTVVGGIIIGFGMGLALRNGGALDGIDMLAVLLSRKLPFGTSDLILFLNIFVFIVVSTIFGLQGAILSAIAYFIASKVIHIVEEGLSGSKTFNIITNQPELMVETIRDRLGRGATYKLAEGGYSNEQFKEITCVINRLEESKMKEIIREIDPTAFVTVYDVAEVRGGNFKKQDIH
- a CDS encoding peptidoglycan D,D-transpeptidase FtsI family protein; translated protein: MLNKGKKKKKKRRTVSLRLNFLFFIVFLLFSGLIIKLGVVQIVYGDEYLREVERTENDTISTPVPRGKMYDRYFNPIVDNKPLKAITYTKYPNTKSNEMLETAEKLATLIEQDTEKITERDKKDFWLLTHQKEAEALITDKDLELVKNHKLEEKDLYKLQLERIKETELDKFTDDEMEVLAIFREFNSGYALTPSIVKNKDVTEQEFARVSERLDSLPGVGVTTDWERDYPYDETLRSVIGKVSSSDEGLPRDNIDYYLARGYSRNDRVGLSYLEKQYEDILHGKKAKMEAVLRQGEVVDTKPLSEGERGKDLVLTIDMELQLAVEEIIETELRRTKAKGNTYLLDRAFVVLMDPNTGEVLTMAGKQYVRNSETGAMEIKDFALGNITTSYTMGSSVKGATVYTGFQLGAISPGTTFYDTKMRIGRTLKGSYANLGPVSDVTALKKSSNVYMFQTAIKIGGGNYVPGQALRINPNAFSVMRNHYAQFGLGVRTGIDLPNETPGARGPDTLPGLLLDLSIGQYDTYTPMQLAQYVSTIANGGKRLQPQIVKEIHEPSNEETIGPVFQQIQPKVLNDLNGQEVWIDRVQEGFRQVAQEAGGTAAKYFMGKSYRPAAKTGTAEAFYDGPRKNEFSGLVPTTNLTLVGYAPYNNPEIAMSIVVPWAYQSGGSDDINKRIGQQALDTYFKLKEERASGKKSE
- the metC gene encoding cystathionine beta-lyase; the protein is MKNGEQFSFETRLLHNEHKVDPSTGAVSVPIQHASTFHQFDVDQFGKYDYSRSLNPTREALETIIAELEEGTHGFAFASGMAAISTAFLLLSAGDHIVVTEDVYGGTFRMVTTVLNRFNIDHTFVDMTDFESVKAAVRPNTKAIYMETPSNPTLKVTDIKQICDFAKEIGALTYVDNTFLTPALQKPLQLGADIVLHSATKFLSGHSDVVAGLAVVKDPELAARLGTLQNAFGAVLGVQDAWLVMRGLKTLSVRMEHSQKGAQKIAEYLNQHPLVKSVYYPGLADHPQYDIQHNQASGAGAVLSFELENEEALRTFVDHVQLPVFAVSLGAVETILSYPVKMSHAAMPADEREKRGITNSLLRISVGLENADDLIQDFEQALQKIQASHTITAQ
- a CDS encoding methionine biosynthesis PLP-dependent protein, translating into MYKKETYLAQIGNRSETTTGTVNPPVYFSTAYRHEGIGQSTGFDYTRTGNPTRQILEQAIADLESGDRGFACSSGMAAIATILALFESGDEWIVSGDLYGGTYRLLEQGFKKWGLGCKYVDTCCLSEIEGAITPQTKAIFLETPTNPLMQETDIRAVADIAKKYNLILIVDNTFYTPLLQQPILEGADIVIHSATKYLGGHNDVLAGLIVAKGTELCDALAFHHNGYGAVLSPFDSWLLMRGMKTLALRMKQHEQNAKALAEYLTNHECVTDVLYPGKGGMLSFRIIDEKAVNPFLQSLQLICFAESLGGVESFITYPATQTHADIPLETRLATGVCNRLLRFSVGIEDYNDLTQDLEQAFARVKQEVL